Proteins from a single region of Catenulispora acidiphila DSM 44928:
- a CDS encoding DUF4365 domain-containing protein, translating to MTGTIDQGFQANENKTGGAGRPLTLGDSGHQGDFGETFIRALAAAANLDALRSDRDRVGVDWTLRYPAVNGRRGFPLIDAQVKSWSDPRGNDVAWRYPLEVKNFNWLAGRDYLVPRFLFLVVVPRASAAWTDITPDRLILRHAAYWACFHDALPLPGRNRSSTYTVRVPRANLLDIRALHGLFGDEFREMLAR from the coding sequence ATGACGGGGACGATCGATCAAGGGTTCCAGGCCAACGAGAACAAGACCGGGGGTGCCGGACGCCCCCTGACCCTCGGCGATTCCGGACACCAGGGCGACTTCGGTGAGACGTTCATCAGAGCCCTGGCCGCCGCGGCCAACCTCGACGCCCTGCGCTCCGACCGCGACCGGGTCGGGGTGGATTGGACGCTGCGCTATCCCGCGGTGAACGGCCGCCGCGGGTTCCCCCTCATAGACGCTCAGGTGAAGTCCTGGTCCGACCCGCGCGGAAACGACGTCGCCTGGCGCTACCCGCTGGAGGTGAAGAACTTCAACTGGCTCGCCGGCCGCGACTACCTGGTGCCCCGCTTCCTGTTCCTGGTCGTCGTCCCGCGCGCTTCGGCGGCGTGGACCGACATCACCCCGGACCGGCTAATCCTTCGGCACGCGGCGTATTGGGCGTGTTTCCACGACGCGCTCCCGTTGCCCGGAAGAAACAGGTCATCCACGTATACAGTGCGCGTCCCCCGTGCCAATCTGCTAGATATCAGGGCCCTCCACGGGCTGTTCGGCGACGAGTTCCGGGAGATGCTCGCGCGATGA
- a CDS encoding winged helix DNA-binding domain-containing protein translates to MRSLSADQMRWLRVRAQGLAGDADAARRTVPDAVRAAAAVQAQAAGPARLQIWSRTHGLRAADVDTAVAEAAVVRTWLMRGTIHLVAADDLRPFLAVVGPVNLRADRRRREQLGLTDELCARAMDALPKILAGDRALTRAEIVAELAGHGIAVELKSQQPPHLLAFAANSALICRGPDAARDEPTYVLLDRWLKSETESPDRDTALTRLATRYFAAYAPATTADFAAWSGLSAADAKAAVALVRDTLEEADHDGLRLLLPRGIEPAPPERPQRLLARFDPYLLGHRSRDLILDPAFAKRVNAGGGMIAATMLDAGRVVGTWKQGSLEPFEALPGAAAKAWQPDLDAAAAF, encoded by the coding sequence ATGCGGAGCTTGAGTGCGGACCAGATGCGGTGGCTGCGGGTGCGCGCGCAGGGCCTGGCAGGCGACGCGGACGCCGCGCGCCGCACCGTGCCCGACGCCGTCCGCGCCGCCGCTGCGGTCCAGGCGCAGGCGGCCGGTCCGGCCCGTCTCCAGATCTGGTCGCGGACGCACGGCTTGCGCGCCGCCGACGTCGACACCGCCGTCGCCGAGGCGGCGGTCGTCCGCACCTGGCTCATGCGCGGCACGATCCACCTGGTCGCCGCCGACGACCTGCGGCCGTTCCTAGCGGTGGTCGGTCCTGTGAACCTGCGTGCCGATCGGCGCAGGCGCGAGCAGCTCGGGCTCACCGACGAGCTGTGCGCCCGCGCCATGGACGCGCTGCCGAAGATCCTTGCCGGTGACAGGGCTCTGACGCGCGCCGAGATCGTCGCCGAGCTCGCCGGACACGGGATCGCCGTCGAGCTCAAGAGCCAGCAGCCGCCGCATCTGCTTGCCTTCGCGGCGAACAGCGCGCTGATCTGCCGCGGTCCGGATGCCGCACGCGATGAGCCGACCTATGTGCTGCTCGACAGGTGGCTGAAGTCTGAAACGGAGTCCCCCGACCGCGACACCGCCCTGACCCGCCTCGCCACCCGCTACTTCGCCGCCTACGCCCCCGCGACCACCGCCGACTTCGCCGCATGGTCCGGCCTGTCCGCCGCCGACGCCAAGGCAGCGGTCGCCCTCGTCCGCGACACCCTTGAGGAAGCCGACCACGACGGCCTCCGCCTGCTCCTGCCGCGCGGTATCGAGCCCGCGCCGCCGGAGCGCCCGCAGCGCCTCCTGGCGCGCTTCGACCCCTACCTGCTGGGGCACCGCTCCCGCGACCTGATCCTGGACCCCGCCTTCGCCAAGCGCGTCAACGCCGGCGGCGGGATGATCGCGGCGACCATGCTCGACGCCGGACGGGTCGTCGGGACCTGGAAGCAGGGTTCGCTGGAGCCGTTCGAAGCGCTGCCGGGCGCCGCCGCGAAGGCGTGGCAGCCGGACCTGGATGCCGCCGCAGCGTTCTGA
- a CDS encoding DNA alkylation repair protein: MTDATTTPIPALVSGLDRDLDGLGTAARATYDQQYHKSEFAHMGVPVPDLRKLVKDMYKEIGGRRATHDDVTGLAAALWDTDIYERRLAAVFVLAQGVRLLTAADLQDLTLMLRDAPMWSLVDPLSGDVAGKIVLRDREGTSRTLDLWAGDGDFWLRRASLLALIPAIREGKPDLVRFTRYADPMVEEREFFIRKAIGWVLREIAYKDPTWVAAWVTTRLDRLAGVTFREAVRRLPEDASVRLTAEYKAAGGGRSRARVAV, from the coding sequence GTGACAGATGCGACGACCACCCCGATCCCCGCCCTCGTGTCCGGGCTCGACCGCGACCTGGACGGCCTCGGCACCGCGGCCCGCGCCACCTACGACCAGCAGTACCACAAGAGTGAGTTCGCTCACATGGGCGTCCCGGTGCCGGACCTCCGCAAGCTGGTGAAGGACATGTACAAGGAGATCGGCGGCCGGCGCGCGACCCACGACGACGTCACCGGCCTGGCCGCGGCGCTGTGGGACACCGACATCTACGAGCGCAGGCTCGCGGCGGTCTTCGTGCTGGCGCAGGGCGTTCGCCTGCTCACCGCGGCGGACCTGCAGGACCTGACCCTGATGCTCCGCGACGCGCCGATGTGGTCGCTGGTCGATCCGCTCAGCGGCGACGTCGCGGGCAAGATCGTGCTGCGCGACCGCGAGGGCACCTCCCGCACCCTGGACCTGTGGGCCGGCGACGGCGACTTCTGGCTGCGCCGCGCCTCCCTGCTCGCCCTCATCCCGGCGATCCGCGAGGGCAAGCCGGACCTGGTCCGCTTCACCCGCTACGCCGACCCGATGGTCGAGGAGCGCGAGTTCTTCATCCGCAAGGCGATCGGCTGGGTGCTGCGCGAGATCGCGTACAAGGACCCGACCTGGGTCGCCGCCTGGGTCACGACGCGGCTGGACCGGCTGGCGGGGGTGACGTTCCGCGAGGCCGTGCGCCGGCTGCCCGAGGACGCCTCGGTGCGGCTGACGGCGGAGTACAAGGCGGCTGGGGGAGGGCGGAGCAGGGCGCGGGTCGCGGTTTGA
- a CDS encoding MarR family winged helix-turn-helix transcriptional regulator yields the protein MDGTIMGVDQNPAAVGELFETVTVLMMRHVPAPDGLSLTAAATLSSLRRRGPQRITSLAVSQGVTQPSMTQLLRRLEDAGLVVRVADPTDGRVVLVELTAAGEETLRTRWNTRLAHLDKVLETLTAEERATLQRAAEQALPVAQKLVNSLAARY from the coding sequence ATGGACGGCACAATCATGGGCGTGGACCAGAACCCGGCCGCGGTGGGCGAACTCTTCGAGACCGTCACGGTGCTGATGATGCGGCATGTGCCGGCTCCGGACGGGCTCAGCCTCACCGCCGCGGCCACCCTCAGCTCCCTGCGACGGCGCGGTCCGCAGCGCATCACCTCGCTGGCCGTCTCCCAAGGCGTGACCCAGCCGTCGATGACGCAGCTGCTGCGCCGCCTGGAGGACGCCGGACTGGTGGTCAGGGTCGCCGACCCCACCGACGGCCGCGTGGTGCTCGTGGAGCTCACCGCCGCCGGCGAGGAGACGCTGCGCACCCGGTGGAACACACGCCTGGCACACCTGGACAAGGTGCTCGAGACGCTGACCGCCGAGGAGCGGGCGACGCTGCAACGCGCCGCCGAGCAAGCCCTTCCGGTGGCGCAGAAGCTGGTCAACAGCCTCGCCGCGCGCTACTGA